In Chionomys nivalis chromosome 24, mChiNiv1.1, whole genome shotgun sequence, one genomic interval encodes:
- the Smim43 gene encoding small integral membrane protein 43 — MEWELNLLLYLALFFFLLFLLFLLLFVVIKQLKNSVANTAGTLQPGRLSLHREPWGFNNEQAV, encoded by the coding sequence ATGGAGTGGGAGCTGAATCTGCTGCTCTACCTGGCGCTcttcttcttcctgctcttcctcctgttcctcctgctCTTCGTGGTCATCAAGCAGCTGAAGAACTCGGTGGCCAACACAGCCGGGACGCTGCAGCCCGGGCGCCTGTCACTGCACCGGGAACCGTGGGGTTTTAATAACGAGCAAGCGGTGTGA